gtaattttatagataaaagcaAAGGGCATGTAAGTCTTTTCAACTAAATAAACCTATAACATGTCTATTTACATGTCTATAAGTAATTATTTTTTCTGATCCCGTCTTTCCAACCACTCTTTTTACcgtccaccatccaccaccacctgccGACCACGACTACCGCGATTTTTAACTAAACGTTTTAATTGAGTTAGAGCCAGGGAGTAAACTAACGAAATACCCCTACTTTTGATTGAACGTCTTAACCGAGTTAGAGCCAGCGAGCAAATTGGCGACAAACTCAAaagaggaaaatgactatttttaaactattggagcaaaaccgttaaaatgaccaaaccacagggagtaaAACGAAAGTTAACTCTATATAGTATCATCCTCACTTGTTAACTGAAATAAAAAAATGACGGTtcgtttttggattttcaataaccgaaaaaaacGGAACCTAATGGAAAAGTTACAATAGTATGCCTAGTCtatatattttttatgtttaagtttaagtgtttaacccatggtagaaattattaattttattcttgaatctTAACTAtttgtaataaaaaaaaacattatttataattgaTATGATTTATTTATTGCTTACAAGAACTAACAAAATTTAATATGAGAACTAAATGATCTTCAAAAATTAACTTTAGagaaatataaaatatatttaaatgtTAGGTTTATttaaacaatattaattaaaaaggttgGCTTAaatgtaaacttataaaaaagattcttaaattttaaattatgctatcttacataattttgttccaaaaaccgcACCGAACCGGTGttaaaaccgaaaaaaccgaaaccgaacagTTTTAAAAAACCGAAAACCgacatttcggtttcggttttgcccgaaaaccgacatttcgatttcggtttcggttttgcccaaaaaccgaaccgaagcGTGCACACCCCTAAGGTCGggatatttgttttttttttttttgtgtatgaTATTGTATTTGATAATCCACCGTATCACAATCGGGTTCGGGTTattcagtttttttttaatattgtttcCAATAATCCGATCACAATCGAGTTGAGTTAACCGGGTCCGGGTAGTTCGGGTTTGGACATATTTGTTAATAACCTTCATACTATTTGAAAAGTCAACGTGtattcttgaaggccaaaagttgAACCGGTGTAGTTGGGGTTAATTGGTTCGGGTTATTTGGGTTCTTGATGTTTAACGTTTTAACCGAAACACGCCCAATAAGAATAAGTTGAATAAGTTTTTGGGTAATGGGTGAAATTGGATCCGGTTGTTGGTTGCCGTGTTATTTGGGTAGTTCTGGTTTCAACATTTATGTTAGAGTAAAGTACAAGGACGGTCCGTGTGGTTAACCAAAACTTTCGATTtagtccctagcttttcaaaagtacacgaatggtccctgtgatttgcactttgtaacgtatttagtctctaacttttgccaaaagtacacggatggtccctgtgatttgcactttataacgcatttagtccccaacgtTTAGTGACAGTTGAAAATGACTTATGTGGACATTCAAACTGTTAGGGTTCATGTGGATCATGTTGGTCGTTTAGTACAACCGGAGCTCTGGAAGGATCTCACTTCCTTCAAACTGGAGAGCTGGTTAGCCTCAGTGAACAGCAGCTTGTGGACTGTGATCATGAGGTTTGTATTGAAGTTAGGTTTTGTTTGAATTCAGAAACATTATGGTTTTGATCAATGATTTGGTTTAATATGGTTTTTGCAGTGTGATCCTGCTGAATACAATTCATGCGACTCAGGCTGCAACGGCGGACTCATGAACAATGCGTTCGAGTACATTCTCAAGGCGGGTGGTCTTCAGAAAGAGGAAGATTATCCTTACACTGGAATAGATGGTACCTGTCATTTCGACAAGTCCAAAATCGCTGCATCTGTGTCCAACTTTAGCGTCATTTCCGCAGACGAAGACCAAATTGCCGCAAATCTTGTCAAATACGGCCCTCTTGCAAGTAAATAAatccatcaccatcaccatcatcgtcattttagagttaattactgttttcgtccctgtggtttgtcaaaaatcactatttcagtccattagttttaAAATTGCGattttgagtccctgtggtttcactttcgtaaccatttcagtccacctcgtaaccatttcagtccctgtacttaacagaataatggattgaaatggttacgaaagtgaaaccacaaggactgaaatggttacgaaagtgaaaccacagggactgaaatcgcaatttttaaactaatggactgaaatagtgatttttgacaaactatagggacgaaaacagtaattaactctttatcaTAATAACCCGATGGTTTGTTAATTGGATtgtttgtgttcttgttgtgcaGTTGGGATCAATGCAGCTTGGATGCAAACGTACATCGGTCAAGTTTCATGTCCATATATTTGCTCAAAGCAAAATTTGGATCATGCTGTGCTTCTTGTTGGGTATGCAGCTGCTGGGTATGCTCCTTTGAGGTTCAAGGACAAGCCATACTGGATCGTTAAGAACTCGTGGGGAGCAGACTGGGGTGAAGATGGATACTACAAGGTTTGCAGTGGTTACAATGCTTGTGGGATGAATAACATGGTGTCTGCCGTGGTTGCTACAAACGCTTGAAGTT
This is a stretch of genomic DNA from Helianthus annuus cultivar XRQ/B chromosome 16, HanXRQr2.0-SUNRISE, whole genome shotgun sequence. It encodes these proteins:
- the LOC110916173 gene encoding cysteine proteinase 15A encodes the protein MKHHSFISLLLLFAAVTAIAGDDPLIRQVIPEEEQAAVPLSNVEHHFNQFKTKFGRTYATEEEHDYRMKVFKANLRRAERHQVLDPTAQHGVTKFSDLTPAEFRKKYLGLKKSLKLPADANKAPVLPTNGLPEEFDWREKGAVTPVKNQGSCGSCWSFSTTGALEGSHFLQTGELVSLSEQQLVDCDHECDPAEYNSCDSGCNGGLMNNAFEYILKAGGLQKEEDYPYTGIDGTCHFDKSKIAASVSNFSVISADEDQIAANLVKYGPLAIGINAAWMQTYIGQVSCPYICSKQNLDHAVLLVGYAAAGYAPLRFKDKPYWIVKNSWGADWGEDGYYKVCSGYNACGMNNMVSAVVATNA